The following are encoded together in the Xanthobacter autotrophicus Py2 genome:
- a CDS encoding hypothetical protein (KEGG: bur:Bcep18194_C6601 hypothetical protein) — MTSFRSWLRRQSPSSGRASQMEISPSVWEMSIIAGGVMAANVSMAVWCVGQQSAANSSMEAHFNYWRLSGERTSTNKRAENDFVEVGVMLESPQLVETVNIYIPANLNIKSVSDCSKYFKNTAICQGIFNMPLRSIAPDVGGPRCIELQHATTNEPFCRVHTFVLDGERIHSSELTITSENEGTLFKISESAVRDTCVDESRPPVPVYFRLRFIIPPSNPFIQTIETPERFFQSGFEEIEYVDFRLNEARTLPDAVERMMKHGRNGSGQVKLTTVAFLTAIPIRSQLSTSSAQFHKFRILENHIWNNYVQEGIPSGMLVYHWKKNDVSEILDFSAFVRIQTRRTGFKILAVYLAIAFLFGVVGNLTASGLQYMLSSSQDTQRHVEESNAQSPRRSAAPTEGAGDAKQ, encoded by the coding sequence ATGACGAGCTTTCGTAGCTGGTTACGGCGCCAATCCCCTTCGTCTGGACGCGCATCACAAATGGAGATATCACCTTCCGTCTGGGAGATGAGCATCATCGCGGGGGGAGTGATGGCCGCTAATGTTAGTATGGCTGTCTGGTGTGTTGGACAACAGTCTGCCGCTAACTCCTCAATGGAGGCACACTTTAATTATTGGCGCCTTTCGGGCGAGCGTACATCCACGAATAAACGGGCAGAAAACGACTTCGTTGAAGTGGGAGTTATGCTCGAATCGCCTCAATTAGTAGAAACGGTCAACATATACATTCCTGCGAATCTAAACATAAAATCGGTTTCAGATTGTTCAAAATATTTTAAAAATACAGCAATTTGCCAGGGTATCTTCAACATGCCCTTGCGATCGATTGCCCCCGACGTTGGAGGCCCACGCTGCATTGAGTTGCAACACGCAACTACCAACGAGCCATTCTGCCGTGTACACACATTTGTGTTAGATGGCGAACGAATCCACAGTTCCGAACTCACGATAACATCAGAGAATGAGGGAACATTATTCAAAATCTCAGAAAGTGCGGTGAGAGACACCTGCGTCGATGAAAGCAGGCCTCCAGTACCCGTGTACTTTCGATTGCGTTTTATTATTCCACCATCCAATCCATTCATCCAAACGATAGAAACTCCAGAAAGGTTTTTTCAAAGCGGATTCGAGGAAATAGAGTATGTTGATTTCCGACTTAACGAAGCACGAACGCTACCCGATGCCGTCGAACGGATGATGAAGCACGGCAGAAATGGCAGCGGACAAGTGAAGCTTACTACCGTTGCATTTCTCACTGCCATTCCAATACGATCTCAATTGTCTACTTCTAGTGCGCAATTTCACAAATTTCGAATTCTCGAGAATCATATATGGAATAATTATGTACAAGAAGGAATTCCAAGTGGAATGCTGGTGTATCATTGGAAGAAAAATGACGTTTCCGAAATACTGGATTTCTCTGCGTTTGTCCGCATTCAGACGCGTAGAACTGGCTTCAAAATTTTGGCTGTCTATCTTGCTATTGCATTCCTTTTTGGAGTGGTCGGGAATTTGACTGCTTCAGGGTTGCAGTATATGCTTTCGAGCAGTCAAGATACTCAAAGGCACGTAGAGGAATCAAATGCTCAGTCGCCGAGGCGGTCCGCTGCACCCACGGAAGGGGCCGGTGATGCCAAGCAGTGA
- a CDS encoding transposase IS3/IS911 family protein (PFAM: transposase IS3/IS911 family protein~KEGG: xac:XAC4322 ISxac3 transposase) — translation MGKANFTEDFKRDAVVQITERGYPVAEVAARLGISKYSLYEWRKRYGKPAAVARDDDQAAEVRRLKRELQRVTEERDILKKAAAYFAKDAK, via the coding sequence ATGGGCAAAGCGAACTTCACCGAGGACTTTAAGCGCGACGCCGTCGTTCAGATCACCGAACGGGGCTATCCGGTTGCGGAGGTGGCGGCCCGGCTGGGGATCAGCAAGTACTCGCTCTACGAGTGGAGGAAACGGTACGGCAAGCCTGCTGCCGTGGCCCGCGATGACGATCAGGCCGCTGAGGTTCGCAGGCTGAAGCGCGAGTTGCAGCGCGTGACGGAGGAGCGCGACATCCTAAAAAAAGCGGCCGCGTACTTCGCCAAGGATGCAAAGTGA
- a CDS encoding Integrase catalytic region (PFAM: Integrase catalytic region~KEGG: gbe:GbCGDNIH1_1790 transposase): protein MKYAFIAEHRLLFSIRAMCRCLRVQPSGFYAWLKDPLSKRAQEDQRQTELIRAAWSESGKVYGYRKLHDDLADMGESCCPNRVARLTRLAGIRAQIGYRRRPGQYGGKPSLAVDNTLDRRFDAEAPDKAWVTDITYIRTHEGFAYLAVVIDLFSRRVVGWSMQARQTTNVVLQALLAAVWRRKPKGRVLVHSDQGSQFTSMEWASFLKHHDLQPSMSRRGNCHDNAVAESFFNLLKRERIRRKVYRTRDEARRDVFDYIEMFYNPTRKHARNGMLSPIEFERQHKATPEGV, encoded by the coding sequence GTGAAGTACGCGTTCATCGCCGAGCATCGCCTTCTGTTTTCGATCCGTGCCATGTGTCGGTGCCTGCGTGTCCAGCCTAGCGGCTTCTACGCTTGGCTGAAGGACCCGCTGAGCAAGCGCGCGCAGGAAGACCAGCGACAGACCGAGCTGATCCGCGCGGCATGGAGCGAGAGCGGCAAGGTCTATGGCTATCGCAAGCTTCACGACGATCTGGCGGACATGGGCGAGAGCTGCTGCCCCAACCGGGTTGCGCGGCTGACGCGGCTTGCCGGCATCCGGGCGCAGATCGGCTACAGGCGGCGCCCCGGCCAATATGGAGGCAAGCCATCCCTGGCGGTCGACAACACGCTCGATCGCCGGTTTGACGCGGAGGCGCCTGACAAGGCCTGGGTGACCGACATCACCTACATCCGCACCCACGAAGGCTTCGCCTATCTGGCGGTCGTGATCGACCTCTTCTCCCGCCGCGTCGTCGGCTGGTCCATGCAGGCCCGGCAGACGACCAACGTCGTGCTTCAGGCGCTGCTGGCCGCCGTCTGGCGACGCAAGCCGAAGGGCCGTGTGCTGGTGCATTCGGATCAGGGGAGCCAGTTCACCAGCATGGAGTGGGCTTCGTTCCTGAAACACCACGATCTGCAGCCCTCGATGAGCCGTCGCGGGAACTGCCATGACAACGCTGTGGCCGAGAGCTTCTTCAACCTGCTCAAGCGCGAGCGCATCCGCCGCAAGGTCTACCGCACGCGAGACGAGGCACGCCGGGACGTGTTCGATTACATCGAGATGTTCTACAACCCCACCCGCAAACACGCACGCAACGGGATGCTGTCGCCCATCGAGTTCGAACGGCAGCACAAAGCGACCCCCGAAGGCGTCTAG
- a CDS encoding putative adenylate kinase (KEGG: bov:BOV_0716 putative adenylate kinase) — translation MSRRIAVLGLSGVGKSTLIGRIRETLPLIHLQASSLIKAEQAYRAQNPDSSEALRTGAVIDNQALMIAAFQREAAMTDLPIVFDGHSVIDGRDGLIEIPSSVFGALELDAICFLAADPYQVAKRRRADVGRERPYRDVATLQGHQEIAEAAARRIAKDIERPFIYVADSRIDRILELIG, via the coding sequence ATGAGCAGGCGAATAGCCGTCCTTGGTCTTTCTGGTGTGGGGAAGTCCACACTCATCGGCAGGATCCGTGAGACCCTACCGCTGATTCACCTTCAGGCGAGTAGCCTGATTAAGGCTGAGCAAGCCTACAGGGCGCAGAATCCGGACAGTTCGGAGGCGCTGCGCACTGGGGCCGTGATTGACAATCAGGCCCTCATGATCGCTGCCTTCCAGCGGGAGGCGGCGATGACAGATCTTCCAATTGTCTTCGACGGACACAGCGTCATTGACGGACGCGACGGGCTCATCGAGATCCCGTCTTCGGTCTTCGGCGCCCTTGAACTCGATGCAATCTGCTTTCTAGCAGCCGATCCTTATCAAGTGGCGAAGAGGCGTCGAGCCGATGTTGGGCGAGAAAGACCGTATCGCGATGTCGCAACCTTGCAGGGCCATCAAGAGATAGCCGAGGCGGCGGCCCGGCGCATAGCCAAAGATATCGAACGCCCATTTATCTATGTCGCGGACAGCAGGATCGATCGGATACTAGAGCTGATCGGATGA
- a CDS encoding GCN5-related N-acetyltransferase (PFAM: GCN5-related N-acetyltransferase~KEGG: bms:BR0725 acetyltransferase, GNAT family), giving the protein MSAPRLLIDTNVFICLEDHAEVAPHFASLQQLAGRHGVEIFVHEAAIDDIRRDKDEARRRVSLSKIHKFPVVKKMAGIDQAVLEAKYGRIRRPNDLVDATLLHALEIGVADFLVTEDQGLHERAQRISSTFGARVLYVADAVSFLLTTYEAVAVVFPAVEEVEANTISQDDPIFVTLRRNYPPFDDWWREKCVKPMRKCWVVMDEGRIAGLVVRKDEKPADTDATLPGKKILKICTFKVRAESRGVKLGELLLKQVLWYAQSNSHDVVYITTFSGQETLIALLDYYGFRHTYDKSNGERVYEKAISRGRLMPVPGISLFDLARENYPRFATGDGVAAYAIPIQEEFHEILFPELMSRTQLSLFGDTGFLRPGNTIRKVYLCRAPANISQPGALLLFYKGKSEIQPSQAITTVGVFEEMKLAHSTEELRQLAGGRSVYSDTQLRHMAATASNPVKVINFLLAGHLEPPMSLAALTSSGVFAARPPQSIKSLLPAQQMSVLRQGAFGFTV; this is encoded by the coding sequence ATGAGCGCGCCCAGACTCCTGATTGACACCAATGTCTTCATCTGCCTGGAAGACCATGCCGAGGTGGCGCCGCACTTTGCTTCCCTACAACAGCTTGCGGGGCGGCACGGCGTTGAGATTTTCGTGCATGAGGCGGCGATCGACGACATCCGGCGGGACAAGGACGAGGCACGTCGCCGCGTCTCGCTGAGCAAGATTCACAAATTCCCGGTTGTGAAGAAGATGGCGGGGATCGATCAGGCCGTGCTCGAAGCCAAGTACGGTCGTATCCGCCGCCCCAATGATCTCGTCGACGCGACGTTGCTCCATGCTCTGGAGATCGGCGTAGCCGACTTCCTCGTGACCGAGGATCAAGGCCTTCATGAACGCGCGCAACGGATCTCTTCGACGTTCGGCGCTCGCGTTCTATACGTTGCTGATGCCGTCTCCTTCCTGCTGACAACTTACGAAGCGGTTGCCGTCGTCTTCCCGGCTGTGGAGGAGGTGGAGGCAAACACCATCTCGCAGGATGACCCTATTTTTGTGACCCTACGCAGAAACTATCCACCCTTCGACGACTGGTGGCGCGAGAAATGTGTCAAGCCGATGAGAAAGTGCTGGGTTGTGATGGACGAGGGTCGGATCGCCGGCCTTGTCGTACGCAAGGATGAAAAGCCGGCCGACACTGACGCCACGCTCCCAGGAAAAAAGATCCTCAAGATCTGCACCTTTAAGGTGCGTGCCGAAAGTCGGGGTGTGAAGCTCGGAGAACTCCTGCTCAAACAGGTTTTGTGGTATGCTCAATCAAATAGCCATGATGTTGTCTATATCACGACGTTTTCTGGGCAAGAGACTCTGATAGCGCTCCTAGATTACTATGGTTTCCGCCATACCTATGACAAGTCGAATGGTGAGCGGGTTTACGAAAAGGCAATCAGTCGCGGACGGCTCATGCCGGTTCCCGGCATCTCGCTATTCGACCTTGCGCGTGAAAACTATCCAAGGTTCGCAACCGGCGATGGTGTCGCCGCTTACGCGATCCCGATCCAGGAGGAATTTCATGAAATCCTATTCCCGGAACTAATGAGCCGCACCCAGCTTAGCCTGTTCGGCGATACCGGGTTCCTTAGGCCCGGCAACACGATCCGTAAAGTCTATCTGTGTCGGGCGCCTGCAAACATTTCACAACCTGGCGCACTGCTGTTGTTTTACAAGGGCAAGTCTGAGATTCAACCCTCGCAGGCCATTACGACGGTTGGAGTGTTCGAGGAGATGAAGCTCGCGCACTCTACTGAAGAGCTGCGTCAACTTGCTGGTGGCCGATCCGTCTACAGCGACACGCAGCTTAGGCACATGGCCGCGACCGCGAGCAACCCGGTCAAAGTGATAAACTTTCTTCTTGCTGGGCATCTGGAGCCTCCTATGTCCCTGGCTGCACTCACAAGCAGCGGCGTCTTCGCAGCGCGTCCGCCCCAGTCCATCAAGAGTCTTCTGCCGGCTCAGCAAATGTCGGTCCTGCGGCAGGGTGCCTTCGGATTCACGGTATGA
- a CDS encoding helix-turn-helix domain protein (PFAM: helix-turn-helix domain protein~KEGG: bov:BOV_0718 transcriptional regulator, Cro/CI family), producing the protein MKVVGKVFEPLTGGPDATDGHIGHRLREIRKLAGLTQAQVAERLQIVQSAVTRLESRKDIHVSTLRDYLGAMGATLRIHAQFDCAATMINSLREAGYLFDNIDEKQLLLPIIGDNLLPPHPDVVFSVKPEYSRKIASGEKTVELRRRFPMSVPAGTTALIYETSPTRALSGIAEIGEVHQRTPLEIWKAFGDRACITRKHFDAYFGGVDRAFAIELRRGRPLPRPLGLSELRDRFSFEPPQSFLYATPKMQEALLYERAQTPD; encoded by the coding sequence ATGAAGGTCGTTGGCAAGGTATTTGAACCGCTCACGGGCGGCCCCGATGCCACGGATGGTCACATTGGTCATCGCCTTCGTGAGATCCGGAAACTAGCGGGACTGACCCAAGCCCAAGTCGCTGAGCGCCTTCAAATCGTTCAATCCGCGGTGACTCGGCTTGAAAGCCGCAAGGACATCCACGTGTCGACGCTTCGCGACTACCTAGGCGCAATGGGCGCGACGCTGCGAATTCACGCTCAGTTCGACTGCGCGGCTACGATGATCAACAGCCTGCGCGAGGCTGGCTATCTCTTCGATAATATCGACGAGAAGCAGCTTCTGCTACCGATTATCGGCGACAACCTGCTTCCACCCCACCCGGACGTCGTTTTCAGTGTCAAACCGGAATACAGCCGGAAGATCGCAAGCGGAGAGAAAACGGTCGAGTTGCGTCGCCGCTTCCCCATGTCGGTGCCCGCCGGCACGACGGCCCTCATCTATGAGACGAGCCCGACGCGCGCCCTGTCGGGCATCGCCGAGATTGGCGAAGTGCACCAGCGGACGCCGCTGGAGATATGGAAGGCCTTTGGCGATCGCGCATGCATTACCCGAAAACATTTCGACGCCTATTTTGGCGGCGTTGACCGCGCTTTCGCCATCGAGCTAAGGCGTGGCAGGCCACTGCCTCGTCCTTTGGGCCTCAGCGAACTCAGAGATCGATTTAGCTTCGAACCACCGCAATCCTTCCTCTACGCGACGCCCAAGATGCAGGAAGCCCTTCTGTATGAGCGCGCCCAGACTCCTGATTGA
- a CDS encoding conserved hypothetical protein (KEGG: mes:Meso_2348 hypothetical protein), producing MTEVEVLDAGREAAGGYKVDASRGERNGRVSSEWFSRPADERYLSLSELYGAVRGRSDRSRTRTVESAAIRVEASREVPDRLTLTLPGAEAPVAPTHWSFGQLASLIGAPASYLRQLPAPLAGINLQHGLLTHRAEQVKTLEVEDGRVELRAVTGPDYGRIYDHELVDAVRRIAGNGTGDTRWKVPGVLDWSTGIYNPRVDITKDTTTLYASDRDVFLFLVDDLNPIEAGRLPDGSPDLFFRGFYCWNSEVGAKTLGIASFYLRAVCQNRNLWGVEDFEEITIRHSKYAASRFAHQAAPALERFANSSPMPFVNGIRAARERIVARSDEDRTKFLRRKGFSKAETQKVIETVLAEEGRKPESIFDFVQGITAVARDKPHQDARLDLEARAKKLLDRAP from the coding sequence ATGACTGAGGTTGAGGTTTTAGATGCGGGCCGGGAAGCGGCCGGCGGTTACAAGGTGGATGCGAGCCGCGGCGAGCGGAACGGCCGTGTGTCCTCCGAGTGGTTTTCCCGGCCGGCGGACGAGCGTTATCTGTCCCTGTCTGAGCTGTATGGCGCGGTGCGCGGTCGGTCCGACCGGAGCCGGACGCGCACCGTGGAGAGCGCCGCCATCCGCGTCGAGGCGAGCCGCGAGGTGCCAGACCGGCTGACGCTCACGCTGCCCGGGGCGGAGGCTCCGGTTGCGCCGACCCACTGGAGCTTCGGCCAGCTTGCGAGCCTCATCGGCGCGCCGGCCTCCTATCTGCGCCAGCTTCCGGCGCCGCTCGCCGGCATCAACCTGCAGCACGGCCTGCTCACGCACCGCGCCGAACAGGTGAAGACACTGGAGGTGGAGGACGGCCGCGTCGAGCTCCGGGCTGTGACCGGCCCCGACTATGGCCGCATCTATGACCATGAGCTGGTGGACGCCGTGCGCCGTATCGCCGGCAACGGCACCGGGGACACCCGTTGGAAAGTGCCTGGCGTGCTCGACTGGTCGACCGGCATCTACAATCCCCGCGTCGATATCACGAAGGACACGACCACGCTCTACGCCTCCGACCGGGACGTCTTCCTCTTCCTGGTGGACGATCTCAACCCCATCGAGGCCGGGCGGCTCCCGGACGGCTCCCCCGACCTGTTCTTCCGCGGCTTCTATTGCTGGAACTCAGAGGTGGGCGCCAAGACGTTGGGCATCGCGAGCTTCTATCTCAGGGCGGTCTGCCAGAACCGGAACCTGTGGGGCGTGGAGGATTTCGAGGAGATCACCATCCGCCACTCGAAGTATGCCGCATCCCGCTTCGCCCATCAGGCCGCGCCGGCCCTGGAGCGCTTTGCCAACTCCTCCCCCATGCCCTTCGTCAACGGCATCAGGGCGGCCCGCGAGCGCATCGTAGCGCGCAGCGACGAGGACCGCACCAAGTTCCTGCGCCGCAAGGGCTTCTCCAAGGCGGAGACGCAGAAGGTGATCGAGACCGTGCTCGCCGAGGAGGGGCGCAAGCCCGAGAGCATCTTCGACTTCGTGCAGGGCATCACCGCCGTGGCGCGGGACAAGCCGCACCAGGACGCCCGTCTCGATCTGGAGGCGCGGGCGAAGAAGCTCCTCGATCGCGCTCCCTGA
- a CDS encoding parB-like partition protein (TIGRFAM: parB-like partition protein~PFAM: ParB domain protein nuclease~KEGG: bja:bll0065 putative DNA-binding protein) has protein sequence MATSVQKITLSSSRDIPFNKLVLSQSNVRRVKAGVSIEELAEDIARRGLLQGLNVRTVIDADGVETGMYEIPAGGRRYRALELLVKRKRLARTAPVPCILREGGIAEEDSLAENVQRAPLHPLDQFRAFLALREKGQSEEEIAAAFFVSVAVVKQRLKLASVSPKLLDVYAEDGLTLDQLMAFTVSGDHERQEQVLERLAQAYDKQPHAIRRMMTEGAVRASDKRARFIGIGAYETAGGTVLRDLFQGDDGGWLQDVTLVDRMVAAKLAIEADGIRGEGWKWIEVAPDFAYGHTYGLRQLRGEPTPLTEEEEAARARAQAAYDRLSEEYADADELPEEVDARLGELEAVLEAFETRPLAFDPAEVGRAGAFVSIAQDGKLRVERGYVCPEDEVPVVQDDEAPAGTDGEDHAASAPRQEAAVGDAPAEPEEEDGLAPISDRLLTELTTHRTLGLRHALGEQPDVAFLAAVHALTLKAFYVYGSDSCLELDLKSVSFNAQAPGLNDSVSAEAIRVRHENWAKALPKEPGTLWDTLSGWERDSQAALFAHVVSLSVNAVHEAWNRRPRAFAHADRLAQAVGLDMAAAGWRPTVDTFLGRVTKARILQAVTEAKGERAAERIAHLKKGDMAREAEALLADSGWLPEALRNQPSDTAGEETAETDGETAMGEGEDLADTEEPEVISSSIAAE, from the coding sequence ATGGCCACGTCCGTTCAGAAGATCACCCTTTCGTCCTCGCGGGACATCCCCTTCAACAAGCTGGTGCTCAGCCAGTCCAACGTCCGCCGGGTGAAGGCCGGCGTCTCCATCGAGGAACTCGCCGAGGACATCGCCCGGCGCGGCCTGCTCCAGGGCCTCAATGTCCGCACCGTGATCGATGCTGATGGCGTCGAGACCGGCATGTACGAGATCCCGGCCGGCGGCCGGCGCTACCGGGCGCTGGAGTTGCTGGTGAAGCGCAAGCGCCTCGCCCGGACGGCTCCCGTGCCCTGCATCCTGCGCGAAGGCGGCATTGCCGAGGAGGATTCCCTTGCCGAGAATGTCCAGCGCGCACCGCTGCACCCGCTCGACCAGTTCAGGGCGTTCCTTGCGTTGCGGGAGAAGGGCCAGTCCGAGGAGGAGATCGCGGCCGCCTTCTTCGTCTCGGTCGCAGTGGTGAAGCAGCGGTTGAAGCTCGCCTCCGTCTCGCCGAAGCTGCTCGACGTCTATGCCGAGGATGGCCTCACCCTCGACCAGCTCATGGCCTTCACCGTGTCGGGTGATCATGAGCGGCAGGAGCAGGTGCTGGAGCGTCTCGCCCAGGCTTACGACAAGCAACCCCATGCGATCCGGCGCATGATGACGGAGGGTGCGGTGCGGGCATCCGACAAGCGGGCCCGCTTCATCGGCATCGGGGCCTATGAGACGGCTGGCGGCACCGTGCTGCGCGACCTGTTCCAGGGGGACGACGGCGGCTGGCTGCAGGATGTCACCCTCGTCGATCGCATGGTGGCGGCAAAGCTCGCCATTGAGGCCGACGGGATCCGCGGCGAAGGCTGGAAGTGGATCGAGGTGGCGCCGGACTTTGCCTATGGCCACACCTACGGCCTGCGCCAGCTGCGGGGTGAGCCGACGCCCCTGACCGAGGAGGAGGAGGCAGCTCGGGCGAGGGCCCAGGCCGCATATGATCGCCTCTCCGAAGAATATGCCGATGCCGACGAGCTTCCCGAGGAGGTCGATGCGCGGCTCGGTGAGCTCGAGGCGGTGCTGGAGGCCTTTGAGACGCGCCCCCTCGCGTTCGATCCGGCGGAGGTCGGCCGCGCCGGCGCCTTCGTCAGCATCGCCCAGGACGGCAAGCTCCGGGTGGAGCGGGGATATGTCTGCCCGGAGGACGAGGTGCCGGTCGTGCAGGACGATGAAGCTCCCGCCGGGACCGATGGAGAAGACCATGCGGCCTCGGCCCCTCGTCAGGAAGCAGCCGTAGGTGATGCACCTGCGGAGCCCGAGGAAGAAGACGGCCTCGCGCCGATCTCCGATCGGCTACTTACGGAGCTGACCACCCATCGCACCCTCGGCCTGCGCCATGCCCTGGGCGAGCAGCCCGATGTCGCCTTCCTCGCTGCGGTCCACGCTCTGACGCTGAAGGCCTTCTACGTCTACGGCTCGGACAGCTGCCTTGAGCTCGACCTCAAGAGCGTGTCCTTCAACGCCCAGGCGCCGGGCCTCAACGACAGCGTTTCGGCCGAGGCCATTCGTGTCCGGCACGAAAACTGGGCCAAGGCTCTGCCCAAGGAGCCGGGCACGCTCTGGGACACCTTGAGCGGGTGGGAGCGTGACAGCCAGGCCGCCTTGTTCGCCCATGTGGTGAGCCTCTCGGTCAATGCGGTGCATGAAGCATGGAACCGCCGTCCCCGCGCCTTCGCCCATGCCGACCGGTTGGCGCAGGCGGTAGGGCTCGACATGGCGGCGGCGGGATGGAGGCCCACTGTTGACACCTTCCTCGGCCGGGTCACCAAGGCCCGCATCCTGCAGGCGGTGACCGAGGCGAAGGGGGAACGTGCAGCTGAGCGGATCGCCCACCTCAAGAAGGGCGACATGGCACGGGAGGCAGAAGCCCTCCTTGCCGACAGCGGCTGGCTCCCGGAGGCGCTGCGGAACCAGCCCTCCGACACCGCCGGCGAAGAGACGGCGGAGACCGACGGCGAAACGGCCATGGGCGAAGGGGAAGACCTCGCCGACACTGAGGAGCCCGAAGTGATCTCCTCCTCGATTGCTGCCGAATAA
- a CDS encoding conserved hypothetical protein (KEGG: bja:bll0064 hypothetical protein), whose translation MTDAAHDLARRLGRQAEAVCRHYLSAGRRQGHYWQVGDARNSPGRSMFVRLTDSVKGHAGKWTDAATGEHGDLLDVIRESRGLPNFSDVVAEAQAFLHMPRSWQVAEAPVFRTNSPSRDPVTSACRLFAAAKPIPGTIVETYLRKRGITALHETGSMRFHPRCYYRPDPREPIQPRPAMIAAVTDLRQRVMGIHRTWLAPDGSDKASIATPRRAMGHLLEHAVRFGRPDNVLATGEGIETILSVRTVLPSLPMAAALSAAHLAVVAFPPDLRRLYIVRDNDPAGDRARDSLIARAASAGIEAIVLSPALGDFNEDLRAFGVDALRAGLRCQLAPDDVGRFMVLSP comes from the coding sequence ATGACGGATGCTGCGCACGATCTCGCACGGCGGCTGGGGCGGCAGGCGGAGGCAGTTTGCCGCCATTATCTCTCCGCGGGTCGGCGGCAGGGGCACTATTGGCAGGTGGGCGATGCTCGCAACTCGCCCGGCCGCTCCATGTTCGTGCGGCTGACGGACAGCGTGAAAGGCCATGCCGGCAAATGGACCGATGCGGCGACGGGAGAACACGGCGATCTCCTCGACGTCATCCGGGAAAGCCGAGGTCTGCCCAACTTCAGCGACGTGGTGGCCGAGGCTCAAGCCTTTCTGCACATGCCCCGATCCTGGCAGGTCGCGGAAGCTCCCGTGTTCAGGACGAACAGCCCTTCACGTGACCCTGTCACCTCGGCATGTCGTCTCTTTGCGGCCGCAAAGCCGATTCCGGGCACAATCGTGGAGACGTATCTGCGGAAGCGCGGCATCACGGCTCTGCACGAAACCGGAAGCATGCGCTTTCACCCGCGCTGCTATTACCGCCCGGATCCACGCGAGCCCATTCAACCCCGGCCGGCCATGATCGCCGCCGTCACCGATCTCAGACAACGAGTCATGGGCATCCACCGGACATGGCTCGCTCCCGACGGATCGGACAAGGCAAGCATCGCCACGCCCCGACGTGCCATGGGCCACCTGCTGGAACATGCCGTTCGCTTCGGCAGGCCTGACAACGTTCTGGCCACCGGCGAGGGCATCGAGACCATCCTTTCCGTGCGGACCGTGCTGCCCAGCCTCCCGATGGCAGCGGCGCTCTCGGCCGCTCACCTTGCCGTCGTCGCATTCCCACCCGACCTGCGGCGGCTCTACATCGTCCGCGACAACGATCCTGCCGGCGACAGGGCACGGGACAGCCTTATCGCACGAGCGGCTTCTGCCGGGATCGAGGCCATCGTGCTCTCACCAGCTCTCGGAGACTTCAACGAGGATCTGCGCGCCTTTGGCGTCGACGCGTTGCGAGCGGGACTCCGATGTCAGCTTGCACCTGATGACGTCGGCCGCTTCATGGTGCTGAGCCCGTGA